The Paeniglutamicibacter sulfureus genome includes a region encoding these proteins:
- the era gene encoding GTPase Era, which translates to MSRNIKKPQMLPTGGWPEDFRAGFTSFVGRPNAGKSTLTNALVGQKVAITSSKPQTTRHTIRGIVHREDSQLILVDTPGLHRPRTLLGQRLNDLVADTLSEVDAIGFCLPANEKIGPGDRFIAAQLAQLQKKPIVAIVTKADTVDRAALMAQLMAVTQLGVETLGESGWAAVVPVSATGDFQVSEVADVLVAQMPLSPPLYPDGELTDEPEAKMVSELIREAALEGVRDELPHSLAVVVEEMVPREGRPEDSPLLDVRVNLYVERSSQKAIVIGKGGARLRDVGTRSRKAIEALLGTRVYLDLHVKIAKEWQRDPKQLGKLGF; encoded by the coding sequence ATGAGCCGGAACATCAAGAAGCCACAGATGCTGCCCACCGGAGGCTGGCCCGAGGACTTCCGCGCCGGATTCACTTCCTTCGTGGGCCGCCCCAATGCGGGCAAGTCGACGCTGACCAACGCGCTGGTGGGGCAGAAGGTGGCCATCACCTCCTCGAAGCCGCAGACCACCCGCCACACCATCCGCGGCATCGTGCACCGTGAGGATTCGCAGCTGATCCTGGTCGACACCCCGGGCCTGCACCGCCCGCGCACGCTGCTGGGCCAGCGCCTGAACGACCTGGTTGCCGACACCCTCTCCGAGGTCGACGCGATCGGCTTCTGCCTGCCGGCCAACGAGAAGATCGGCCCCGGCGACAGGTTCATCGCCGCCCAGTTGGCACAGCTGCAGAAAAAGCCCATCGTCGCGATCGTGACCAAGGCCGACACAGTTGACCGCGCCGCGCTGATGGCCCAGCTGATGGCAGTCACCCAGCTGGGCGTCGAAACCCTGGGCGAAAGCGGCTGGGCAGCAGTGGTCCCGGTGTCCGCCACCGGGGACTTCCAGGTCTCCGAGGTCGCCGACGTGCTGGTGGCGCAGATGCCGCTGTCCCCGCCGTTGTACCCGGACGGTGAGCTGACCGACGAGCCGGAGGCCAAGATGGTTTCCGAGCTGATCCGCGAGGCGGCCCTGGAGGGCGTGCGCGACGAGCTGCCGCACTCCCTGGCCGTGGTCGTGGAGGAAATGGTCCCGCGCGAGGGACGCCCGGAGGACAGCCCGTTGCTGGATGTGCGGGTGAACCTGTACGTCGAGCGCTCCAGCCAAAAGGCCATCGTCATCGGCAAGGGCGGGGCACGGCTGCGCGACGTGGGAACGCGTTCGCGCAAGGCCATCGAGGCGCTGCTTGGCACCCGGGTGTACCTTGACCTGCACGTGAAAATCGCCAAGGAATGGCAGCGCGACCCCAAGCAGCTGGGCAAGCTCGGCTTCTAG